A stretch of Acropora muricata isolate sample 2 chromosome 7, ASM3666990v1, whole genome shotgun sequence DNA encodes these proteins:
- the LOC136923424 gene encoding small cysteine-rich protein 3, producing MGVKLNICLLLLLVAIISSQGFNLRKKEDSKDEKPFGNYRRGSPCSNYGGRCTPSHFPCPPGSHECRQLPGCYPGVERCCCQY from the exons ATGGGTGTCAAACTTAACATCTGTCTGTTGCTGCTTCTGGTGGCGATCATAAGTTCGCAAGGGTTCAATCTCAGAAAGAAAGAAGATTCTAAAGATGAGAAACCTTTTGGCAACTATCGCCGAG GTTCCCCGTGTTCCAACTATGGAGGCCGTTGTACCCCAAGCCATTTTCCATGTCCTCCAGGCAGTCACGAGTGTCGTCAGTTACCAGGATGCTATCCAGGAGTCGAAAGATGTTGCTG